One window from the genome of Tolypothrix sp. NIES-4075 encodes:
- a CDS encoding PAS domain S-box protein, whose translation MLKVSKNQLLYSSIAVVGVALALRLTLPIKPYIELAVFAALSVAIAIIAWYSGRKAFSLANAAQTQAEDKLRQSYQRLEFLANATSQLGTSPDYKTTINNVAKLAVPFLADICIVDLIETLAPSQNRVAVAHVEPAKEQLLTQLSSKYPYILNQNSFISKVVSDRIPYLISEVTESLILEYAQDAEHLRLLSELGNYHSMMIVPLLLRGRILGVISFVTTEASCRIYTYDDLAFAEDLARAIALAIDNAQLYQKTQQAEQRNDEFLALLDACTSSAPIGLAFLDQQGHYIRINDALANIYHINAAENLGKTVWDTLPDELASAVDAKIKQVLQTQQPILNVEEKRKYPEVYCISNYYPVRSELGEILGVGLAVLDISERKQAQAALYQQEQEFKALVENVPDIIVRLDRDLRYLYACPTAQQATGISAAAFIGKTNNELGFPQQMCTLWNQNLQRVFATGIAHKFEFEIPRFDGTHYYESRLIPEFSQDNSINSVLGIVRDMTEYKRAEQALRESEERFRELAENIQDVFWMFNPIKRQFLYVSPAYQQWGYSCDVCADYTQWFEVIHPDDRQRVRKAYLNCQLEEGFNQEYRIIRQDLSISWIRDRCVAIKNESGEIYRLAGIAEDITEQKESQETIAILNRNLQRRAHELQTLFDVIPIAIGISLDSKSHEIKVNPAYAQILNIPENANASITPPENAPLSPYKIYRHGQEVSDNELPLQIASSGIEVRDAEIDIVRADGAVFNLFGYASPLFDEQGKPRGAVSAFIDISDRVSHEAILRNSEEQVRMATTAAELGMWFWHIPTNELTWTPKCNELLGRHANNPMGYDIFLSCLHPEDRDRTQQAINHALKENVEYDTEYRVIWSDNSIHWIAAKGRAFHDASGNPVRMMGTVQDISKRKQADAERIELLEREKAARAVSEAAQSAAEAANRIKDEFLAVLSHELRTPLNPILGWAKLLRKRKFDETATDKALETIERNAKLQAQLIEDLLDVSRILRGKLSLNVCPVNLATTIEAAIETVRLSAQAKSIEIKTILDPNVGRISGDSSRLVQVIWNLLSNAIKFTPPGGCVEVELSVGMGDNETKRQKDKGNNSSFSPSLPIPSPSSAQITVKDTGKGIDPDFLPYVFDYFRQADSSTTRRFGGLGLGLAIVRHIVELHGGTIWAESLGEGQGATFTIQLPLIKSAESKIPSADLKASNSIVSSDSALSGVRVLVVDDDADMREYLACVLQQSGAEVAVVTSAYEALEVLQKSKPDVLLSDIGMPNMDGYMLLRQVRSLEAQNGGQIKAIALTAYAGEYDRQKARSAGFQMHIPKPVEPERLIEALSEWGIGNG comes from the coding sequence CAAAATCGCGTCGCAGTAGCGCATGTTGAGCCGGCGAAAGAACAATTATTGACACAGCTTAGTAGTAAATATCCTTACATTCTTAATCAGAATAGCTTTATATCCAAAGTTGTAAGCGATCGCATTCCTTATCTGATTTCTGAAGTTACAGAATCCCTAATTCTAGAATACGCCCAAGATGCCGAACATTTGCGCTTGCTTTCTGAGTTGGGAAATTATCACTCAATGATGATTGTACCATTGCTTTTACGCGGGCGGATTTTGGGCGTAATCTCCTTTGTGACTACTGAAGCTAGCTGCCGAATTTATACTTATGATGACCTAGCTTTTGCGGAAGATTTGGCACGAGCGATCGCCTTAGCTATAGACAACGCTCAACTTTATCAGAAAACTCAGCAAGCAGAACAGCGAAACGATGAATTTTTAGCTCTTTTAGATGCTTGCACCAGCAGTGCCCCGATTGGACTTGCCTTTTTAGATCAACAAGGGCATTATATTCGTATTAATGATGCACTTGCTAATATTTACCACATCAACGCCGCAGAAAACTTAGGAAAGACAGTTTGGGATACTTTACCTGATGAGTTGGCATCAGCAGTAGATGCGAAAATTAAGCAGGTGCTGCAAACTCAACAGCCAATCTTGAATGTGGAGGAAAAAAGGAAATATCCTGAAGTATACTGTATATCAAATTATTACCCTGTCCGTTCAGAATTGGGAGAGATTTTAGGGGTAGGTCTGGCAGTGCTGGATATCAGCGAACGCAAACAAGCACAAGCAGCTCTTTACCAGCAAGAGCAAGAATTTAAAGCACTGGTAGAAAACGTACCAGATATTATAGTTCGTTTGGATCGAGATTTACGTTATTTATATGCGTGTCCAACTGCTCAACAAGCAACCGGAATATCAGCAGCAGCTTTTATTGGTAAAACAAATAACGAATTAGGCTTTCCCCAACAAATGTGTACCCTTTGGAACCAGAATTTACAAAGGGTTTTTGCTACTGGGATAGCGCATAAGTTCGAGTTTGAAATTCCCAGATTTGATGGCACACATTATTACGAATCTCGACTGATACCGGAATTCAGCCAAGATAACTCGATTAATTCAGTGCTGGGCATTGTCCGCGACATGACAGAATATAAGCGGGCAGAACAAGCTTTGCGCGAAAGTGAAGAACGATTCCGCGAACTGGCAGAAAACATTCAAGATGTCTTTTGGATGTTCAATCCCATAAAGCGACAGTTTCTTTATGTCAGTCCAGCATACCAACAATGGGGATACTCTTGTGATGTTTGCGCCGACTATACACAGTGGTTTGAAGTGATTCATCCCGACGATCGCCAACGGGTGCGTAAGGCTTACTTGAACTGTCAGCTAGAAGAAGGATTTAATCAAGAGTATCGCATTATCCGCCAAGATTTGTCAATTTCTTGGATACGCGATCGCTGCGTTGCCATTAAAAACGAATCTGGAGAAATTTATCGACTAGCAGGGATTGCCGAAGACATCACCGAACAAAAAGAATCTCAAGAAACCATTGCCATACTTAATCGCAATTTACAGCGTCGGGCACACGAATTACAAACTTTATTTGATGTCATTCCCATAGCGATCGGCATTTCTCTTGACTCCAAAAGCCACGAAATCAAAGTAAATCCAGCATATGCACAAATTCTCAACATTCCGGAAAATGCAAATGCCTCCATAACTCCCCCAGAAAATGCTCCATTATCTCCTTACAAAATATACCGTCACGGTCAAGAAGTATCAGATAATGAACTGCCGTTGCAAATTGCTTCCAGCGGTATAGAAGTCCGGGATGCAGAAATTGATATAGTGCGTGCAGATGGGGCAGTATTTAACTTGTTTGGTTACGCTTCACCTTTATTTGACGAACAAGGAAAGCCTAGAGGTGCAGTTAGTGCATTTATAGATATTAGCGATCGCGTTTCGCACGAAGCAATATTGCGCAACAGTGAAGAACAAGTGCGAATGGCAACCACAGCTGCCGAATTAGGCATGTGGTTTTGGCATATTCCCACAAACGAATTAACTTGGACTCCTAAGTGTAACGAGCTATTGGGACGGCACGCAAATAACCCGATGGGCTATGATATTTTTCTCAGTTGCCTGCATCCAGAAGATCGCGATCGCACTCAACAAGCAATAAACCATGCCTTAAAAGAAAACGTCGAGTATGACACCGAATATCGCGTCATCTGGTCAGATAATAGCATTCATTGGATTGCCGCCAAAGGTCGAGCCTTCCACGATGCATCAGGTAATCCAGTGCGGATGATGGGTACTGTCCAAGACATCAGCAAACGCAAACAAGCCGATGCAGAACGAATTGAGTTGTTAGAACGAGAAAAAGCTGCCCGTGCCGTTAGCGAAGCGGCACAAAGTGCAGCAGAAGCCGCAAATCGCATTAAAGATGAGTTTCTTGCCGTATTATCTCACGAATTGCGAACTCCACTCAATCCCATCCTTGGTTGGGCAAAACTCCTACGCAAACGCAAATTTGACGAAACCGCTACAGACAAGGCTTTAGAAACAATTGAGCGCAACGCTAAACTTCAAGCGCAACTAATTGAAGACTTGCTTGATGTCTCGCGAATTTTACGCGGCAAACTCAGCTTGAATGTATGTCCCGTCAACTTAGCAACCACCATTGAAGCTGCGATCGAAACAGTCCGCTTATCCGCACAAGCCAAATCAATCGAGATTAAAACCATACTTGATCCCAATGTCGGGCGAATTTCCGGAGATTCAAGCCGTCTTGTGCAAGTTATCTGGAATTTACTATCTAATGCCATCAAGTTTACTCCTCCAGGTGGATGCGTGGAAGTTGAATTGTCAGTGGGAATGGGAGACAACGAGACAAAAAGACAAAAAGACAAGGGGAATAATTCTTCTTTCTCCCCGTCTCTCCCCATCCCCTCTCCCTCCAGTGCCCAAATAACAGTTAAAGACACAGGTAAAGGCATCGATCCTGATTTTCTCCCTTATGTATTTGACTACTTTCGGCAAGCTGACAGCAGCACTACCCGCAGATTTGGTGGCTTGGGATTGGGACTGGCAATTGTTCGCCATATCGTAGAATTGCATGGTGGTACAATTTGGGCAGAGAGCCTTGGTGAGGGACAGGGAGCAACATTCACTATCCAACTACCATTAATCAAAAGTGCTGAATCGAAGATACCAAGTGCTGATTTGAAAGCTTCTAATTCAATAGTCAGCAGTGATTCTGCACTCTCTGGTGTGCGAGTTTTAGTTGTAGACGATGACGCAGATATGCGTGAATATCTCGCTTGCGTGTTGCAGCAGTCAGGGGCAGAGGTAGCGGTTGTGACATCAGCTTATGAGGCACTAGAAGTACTACAAAAAAGCAAACCAGATGTACTTTTGAGCGATATTGGAATGCCAAATATGGATGGTTATATGCTGCTGCGACAGGTGAGAAGCTTAGAAGCGCAAAATGGGGGACAAATTAAAGCGATCGCCCTAACAGCTTATGCTGGAGAATACGATCGCCAAAAAGCACGCTCTGCCGGATTTCAAATGCATATACCCAAACCAGTTGAACCAGAACGCTTAATTGAAGCATTGAGTGAATGGGGAATTGGTAATGGGTAA